The DNA sequence CCTGAGCGGCCTCAACTAGCCGTTTGGTATGCTGGTAATGGGCAACTCGTTCTACGTGGCCAACACCAACGGTGTTCTGCGCTACCCGTAGCTGGGGGCCACCAAAATCAGCGGCGCGGGCCAAAAAATCCTGAGCCTGCCCGAAGGTGACCATGACAACCACTGGACCCGCAACCTGCTGGCCAGCAAGGACGGCAAAACGATTTTCGTAACCGTGGGTTCGGGCTCGAACGTGCAGGAGCACGGCCCCGAGAACGAGGTGCGCCGGGCCAATATTCTGGAAATTAACTCCGACGGCTCGGGTGAGAAAATATTTGCCAGCAGCCTGCGCAATCCCATCGGCCTGGCTTACTACCCCGGCACGTCCACGCTGTGGGCGGCCGTGAACGAGCGCTACGAGCTGGGCGACGAGCTGGTGCCGGATTACATCACGAGCGTGCAGCAGGGCGGCTTTTACGGCCGGCCCTACTCGTACTACGGCCAGAACGTGGACCCCCACCGCAAGGATGAGCACCCCGAGCTGGCGCAGAAAGCCCTGGTGCCCGACGTGCCCATGGGGCCCCACGTAGCGGCCCTGGGTCTTACGTTCTACGATCAGAAAGCCTTACCCGCCAGGTACCGCAACGAGGCCTTCGTGGGTGAGCACGGCTCCTGGAACCGCGCCGCTTACTCAGGCTACAAAGTGGCATCCGTACCCTTCAAAGATGGCAAACCGGCCGGCAAGCCTGAGGATTTCCTTATCGGCTCCCTCGTCGGCGGTGGCTCCGACAAGGCCTACGGCCGCCCGTGGGCGTGGTAACCTTGCCCGATGGTGCCCTGCTGGTAATGGACGATGCCGGCAACAGAGTGTGGCGCGTGGCTGCTGCTGGCACCCCCGCGCCCCAGAGCTAGCCAGCCAGCCAGCTAGCCAGCCGGCGGGTCCCGCAAGCGGGCCGCTCTACCCCTCCTCGTGGCCTTCTTCAAAGAAAACGGCCCCCGAACCTGGCGTAGGTTCGGGGGCCGTTGTGCGTCAAGGCTAACGGTGTTCGTGCTCGCCCTCGCCCGGGTGCGGCGCGGCGGGGCGCGGAGCCGGGGCCCGCGCGGGCCCCGGGCGCGGGGCCGCCTGCGGCCGGGCCGTCGCCGGGGGGCGCT is a window from the Hymenobacter nivis genome containing:
- a CDS encoding PQQ-dependent sugar dehydrogenase, with amino-acid sequence MASKDGKTIFVTVGSGSNVQEHGPENEVRRANILEINSDGSGEKIFASSLRNPIGLAYYPGTSTLWAAVNERYELGDELVPDYITSVQQGGFYGRPYSYYGQNVDPHRKDEHPELAQKALVPDVPMGPHVAALGLTFYDQKALPARYRNEAFVGEHGSWNRAAYSGYKVASVPFKDGKPAGKPEDFLIGSLVGGGSDKAYGRPWAW